GAACAAAGTATTCATGGTAAAGTGGTAAGCAACGAAGAGATGAAGGTACAGCAGAAGAGGGGGAATCCAAATGAAGGTGATGCAATCCATGTTAAATGCAGAAGAAATAAACTCTTTTTCAAAAACAACAGTATTCATcataatgaaaatgataaCATAATAAACCAATATATGTATCATTATGAAAAGCCAATAGGAAAAAGTTGGAGTTGGTCTAATTTTGCAGaaatagatataaataaacaaaacaaaGAAGACTTTCGTTCTACCGAAAAAAATGCTAATGAAAGAAGGATAATAAGAGATGATACAAATAAGAATAAcaatatgaatattatttattgcaGTTCTTttgaaagtaaaaaaagaaacagtATTTCGAATACCATTCAACATGTATTTGTAACAAATAGTGGAAGTAGTGGTAGTCTATTCAACAAAAGTGTAAGGAGCAATTTGAGAAACGAAACTCTGTTCAAAGGGGAAGTCACACATTGTGATAATGGATATACACAAAATGGAAAGACATGTTTTAACCTAACTTCAAAAAGTGAAGaggaaaattatgaaaagatATCACTACTATCAAATCATTTTAGTAATATCGGAACGTGGTGTTGTCAAAAGAACTCTGACAAAATGGCatattcttcatattttatggAGAATAGAAAAATGTGGTCTTTACCACAATACAATAGTAGTAAATACGAATCAGTCATAGcacatgaaaataaaaaggggTCAAGTTGTAACTGGTCAGAATAcatgattaaaaaaaaaaaaaaaaaaaagttatcaGTGGGCATTTGTGAAGCAATACCACTTAATGAGGGGAAATTTTCTCTTCgtggaaatattatttttcggGAAAGAGCACCTCAATCGGCATCAAgtaaaatagcaaaaaaaaaaaaaaaaaaagaaaaagagaagaaaacaaatgaaaaagaaaataaaaaagataacaaaaatgaaaataaaaactacgatggtagtaataatagtaataaaaatggtggtagtaatggtaaaaatattagCAATAACTTAAAATCAGTGTCTCCCTCTGCCTCTTCTCTACAAACAGAGGATGAAACGACATTATTTAACTCCGAAAAAGATTATCACTATATAAAGAACATGGATGATACCAACAAAAATGAGAAGAAAGATACCCCAGGTAAAGAAGTGAATCTACTTCAACATAAACATTATCACTTAGCTTCAGAAAGGAAAcaactattaaaaaattcaaatgaaaattacTACCAACTGCTTAACATGGGTGGTAATAATGAGGACACAACATCTTTGAATGATAACAACGAATTTTCGCTTAGCGATGTTGAAAAGATTGAAAAGAGCTCCCATCAAATTTGGAAAAGATCACTACAGCATAAAAAGAAGGCATTTCTCTTTTACCTATAGTATGGGGATACTTCCCCCCCAACCCACTGCATACCAAGCTCTCTCTCCCACCTTGTTAAAGAAAGTAATGCAATAATACTTTAAGTATTCATACAggcatttacatatatacatatatatatatatattacataacaACCACATGGTATGACACGGTATGCACTTGGCTTGTGGGCAATAACCACCACCACACAAACACTAGCGCACGATGTTTTTTATCCCCTTTCGAATCATATggaggaaaataaaaaatatgtttaaattagaaaaaaattattggtAAGGTTAAGAAAGTTCtgtattttacattattacataaaatgtaaaaaaaaaaaaaattaaacacaGGGTAcgataaaacataaaaacatGAACATACTCATATGTACGCGGTGTGTGCGCAtttactcatatatatatatatacatttaggTGCATACAACACGCGTCCATACATGcggtatataaaaaaaaaaaaaaaaaaaaaaaaaataaaatgcataaaaataataatgttttattttttcatttgtaaaaagttttattataGGTAGAGGGAAATAAAAAGCATGTGCGGATGTGGTACACTTGATTcctattttcttatttttttttttttttgttctttttggTCGTTTATAACTTTTctcaattaaatataaataaaaacaattaaaagaAAGACTACAAATAAAACTGCAAATAAGATATCGCAatagaaaatgtaaaaacaaCTCGGTAAAATGTACGCGACGTCTATATTCGTTTTAacaatttgtatttatataaatccTTTTAAAAGGctcacatatatgtatacataggtaatataatttatgtaaaaaatttttggaAACTACGTTAACTTGCATGTGGAAACGCCATGTTGCGTATTCTTAAAGTTGATAAATACTCCTATGCGAGCGTAGTAAAACGTATACAGAGGTATGTAACACTTGCACGCTAAAAAGActaattacaatttttatgttGTCATTTTGAAAAGGGTATTCAGTAGCATTACCATATGTACTCCTTTTTGTGTTATTAATCCAAACCATTCAcattactgttactgtttttctgttactattactattttactattattactattattactattattattattattttattatttttttatccgGTCAAACTGCTGAATACGCAATTCTCCCACTTAACACTTCTTATTTCTAGTTATTGCTGCTTATATCTAAACATTTGGTTACTTGTCCCTTTTATCAGCTTTCTTTTCTCTTCCTCTCTCCCCTTTTCTTGTCAGCCACTTTTGTTCATTTTCCACATGAGTCTTATCACACTGATCtggttttaaaaatagattTGCTCGTGTCGCCATAAGTCTCTATCTGACGTTCCCAATATTTCCAACATTCCCAATTTCCTCAAGTTTTTTCAACGGAAAAATAATGCATCTATCTAATACGGTACAGCATTCTTCTTTTTGAATACAGTTTTTGATGTTTTAATTTCCAAGTAGCTATCCTGCCTAATGGTTTAAAATCAAGatattgttaaaataaaaaaaaatgcatgtATATCCTCCGTTATTTAGTAATTATTACTGCttctactactgctactactgcttctactactgctactactgctTCTACTACTGCttctactactactactactactactactactgttCTTCCCCCTTGGGGTTTGCCACTTTCAGTTgctcaaattttttttttaaattttcacaTGACTCGTTCATAAATTTCGACACATATTCCCATCCGGATTTACTCAGTATCTCTGTACACTCATCGTCCGGACATACATCTCTTAATTTCTCAATGTACTTAccaataaacaaaataaaatcatcaattttttttgaagtaaTTGCTATATCTGACTCTTCAATTGCTGTTCCATCATTGGAATGTACGACTTTCTTTACAACCTTCAacaactttttatatttctttacatatttttttgctaatttatttatactatgttggttcatttcttttatattacaatgttttattttatttagaatTTCATCTTCtgttaattttcttttttttttttttcttttttgattttttttttcttttttcctttcatcTCCTccatcttcttcttcttcttctccTTCTCCTTCTCCTTCTCCTTCTCCTTCTTCTTCTCCTTTTTCCTCTTCTTGTTGTTCTTGTTGTTCCTCTTCACTGTcataactatttttttcaaaattttcttgTTCATTGTTAATTACTCCTTCGCTACCTACAACAGAATCGTTATTACTTTTTCGCGATCTTGTGCTTCTTCTTCTAATAACTTTATGATTTTCGTATAACTGGTTCTTATTACTCTTTCTATAACTCCTCCTTACAATATTGTTATTACCTCCACTACCGTCATCATCTTCCTCATCGTCATCGTCTTCCTCATCTTCTTCCTCatcttcttcatcttctCTATCTTTGCCGTCATTTTCATCCTcaatgtttttctttttaccacgtttatttttgttttcgtTCGATGAGGAGTACTCAGATGAGTCCATACAATTGTTCTTAATATCGTTACCATTACTAACACAGTTGTTGTTGTTCATGCTGATACTGTTTAAATTTCCGATGCCGCTGATGCTACTTTGTCCGTTCCCATTAGTGTTACTACTTTTTCCGCTTTTTCCGATTTTTCCACTTTTGCCGCTTTTTCCggttttatcatttttgctGCTTTTTCCACTTTTGTTACTTTCATTTCGTAATGAAACTACTTTTgctcctctttttttttcatgtgcGAGCGTTTCAATATCTTGACGACCCGACAAGGCATTTGCATGAATACCTCCTACTCCACCTCCGTAATTATTATTGACATTATCCTTCTCCCCTTTTTTCAAACCAGATCCCACTGCTCTTCTCTTTACTACAACCTCCTCTTCATTAGCTTCTCTTTCCTCAAACAAGTTAGCCGTTTTTACCCTTTCGCTGCTTCTTCTTCCGTAGTGATTTTGCCTGTTACCGCCACCACCACTACCCATTGCATTAggattattactactactattgttattattattattattactgttattgttattgctgTTTTCTTCCGATTTTTCATCTTTCGTAATGTTGTTACGACTACTCAAACCTCTATTACTACTCTTCTCCTCTTTTACCCCTTCACTATTCTTATTTCTACTTCTAGTCCTTCTTCGCTTCTTACTAGTCGTTTCTCTCTTATTACTAGAGTTATATTCGtcaatcatttttaatattcgtACACACCTCATTTTAACCTTATCGCATTTAATGTTTTTCATATGAGCTAGATTTAAATTTACATCTGCacatatttcattaaatgcACCAAAaccgtatacatatactcctttaattaaattttcatcATCCTCCTTTGACCAAGCCTTTACATCTTTTGTCGCTAAATCTCTTAAATGGTTGAATATGTAATCGGGCAATTTTAACTTCAAATAATTTTCCGAATCGTCGGGGATAGTTACTCCAGTTGTTGATCCGATTGCTGTATCTCCACCCGTTATTGCTCCGGTTTCTGCTCCATTTGCTGCACCTCCAGTAGTTTCAACTGTTGTTGTAGCATTCACATCTACGGTCAGAGATGAAAAGGTATGTACAACCGTTTCAGTAACTCCCTCCGTTCCTGTTCCATTAAcctcttcttcctttttacCTTTTCCTTTACCactttttgcatttttatcCTGCACAGAGTCAGGTGTTACATTAGTAGTATTCGCTTTTAACGGTAATTTAAAGCTGtattcattatcattattttgttctttaataaaatcgtgtaaacttttaaataattgcAATCGTTGACAAAGATCTATAGCATTTGCTCTATTCGTAcctatataaaatgtataagcATCTATTTTCCTTATTCGTTCACTACCTTTTATCTTGATATTTGAATCGCTTTCATCATTGGACAGATTTTCATTGTCCTTACCATTTAAGAACTCGTTGAATTTGTTCGAATCACCAACTTTGTCCGCTTCGTTCTTCACCTCCTCCATAATCTCTCCCTTTATCTCGCTTTTAACTTCGTTCTTTACTTCATCCTTAACCTGGCATTTAACCTCGTCTTTAATCTGACCCTTAACCAGGAATTTCTCTTCTCCCTCTTCCTCCACTCCATTCGTTTTCATTGATCCCATAAACTTTGTAAAAGTATCACTTGCAACAGTGCCACCACTACTTCCACTCGTACCACTgtctttctttattttacatCCCACTTCCTtcgtttttatattattatcgttTTGTTCTCCATCTGCCGATAGCATGCTTGTAACTCCgtccttattttttatttcctcgCCTTGCTCTTCTTCCTCCGCTTCTTTATCTTCTCTTCCTTCGACTTCTCTTACAGCTTCTTCTTCCCCTACTTCTTCATTCCCTTTGTGCTCCTTCTCGCCAATTTCACAATTGGCATCACTTTCAACATGTTCTTCCCCCTTTATGTTGTCCTTATCAACACCCTCCTCTACTTCCTGCTTCTTTTTATTCAAATCATCACATGGTGTTACCATTACTTTATCGTTGCCGTTGTCAGTTGTCCCGCTCTTCATCCTCTTCCTTTTCTCCTTACCCTGTTCTTCATCTTTATCCTTCATCACTTCCCCTTTCACATCTCCATCATTATCATCATCCTCATCATCCGCACCCACGTCGTTTTCCCTCTCGAGTGTGTCCTCATCAGTTCGTCGGGGATGGACAACATCTTCCGATTTCATCATCACTATCATGTTGTTATTGTCATTgctgttgttgttgttactGTTTATGTTACTGTTATTGATGTTGATGCTGTTATTGTTTGTGTTCTCTTTAGATACTCTCTCTACTATCTCTTTGCATGTGTCTACTATGCTGTTCAACTCCGTGAGAATAACATTCTTATCGACTTTAACTAATTTTGCATCCTCTCGTATATCATCTAAACGCAAAACTGGGTTTCCAAATTTTAAGAGAGATCTATATAAGCGGAACTTGTCCTTTTCAGTAATATGTGTAGATGTCCTTCttctccttttctttttcacatttttatttctcttatGATATTTGACAGTATATTCTTCactatcatcatcatcatcatcatcaagCATATTGTTATTTGTTCCATTATTATGACCAGTAGTAGGTGTACTTATTTCTACATACACATTTCTCATATCTCTTGTTCTAGTTTTCCTAGGTACatgtattaataattcttCTTCTTTCATCCTCTTCAGTTTTAATCTTTCCTCTAATGGTATAGTCTTATCCCAGAAATCTTTATCATTTTCCTCTTCATCTAATTCATCTGCTTTAGTTgaatcattatatatattactttttaaatttgctGGTGGTTCATATTTAAATtctgtaatattattatacgaGCTGAGTAGATCGTCTGCTATTCCTCCTCCTCCGCTTGTACCAGTACTATTGTTTGCATTTCCAAAcaagttattattattactattaaaaaagttattggCATTTTGTAAACTATTCAGTTCTGAATTTAAATCCTTATTTGCATTATTTGCATTTTCATTTGCTTCTGCTTCTTCTAAAATTTTATCCAAATCTACATCTACTCCTTTGATTACattttcctcttcttctACTTTCTCTTCATCCATTTTTTGTGGGGAATATTTAGAGCTATTTTTTTCCCATAATTTTTGAGCaccaaattttaaaatttttgataGTTCTTCTCTTGTAAAACCATTGGATGCACTTCCACCTTCTGCACCAATGTAATTCACATTGTCATTTTGCTTCTTATTTAATCCTTGTACAACTAATGTGTCTAATACCATCTTCACCTTTGCTCTTTCTAAAATGGTTTGTTCAATAGAATCTTTTGTTACTAAACGGTATATTTGAACTGTCTTGGTCTGACCAATACGATGTGCTCTAGCACCTGCTTGTAAATCGTTCTGTGGATTCCAATCTGAGTCATAGATAATAACAGTATCTGCGGAGGTTAAATTAATTCCTAATCCTCCTGCTTTCGTAGATAATAGAAATACAAAATCATCagaatttttactattaaaatgattcattgctttttttctcatttcttTTGTCATAGTTCCATCTAATCGTTGATGTTTAAAACCTCGAAGTGTTAAGTATTCACTCAAGATGTTTAACATCTTTACCATTTGTGAAAAAATTAGAACACGATTTCCTCTTTCTTTTAATCTTATTAACAATTTCTCTAATAGACATATCTTACCACTTGAGTACACTAGTCGTTCTTTATATTCATCCTTATCTATTGGTTCACAACACAAAAATGGATGATTAcacactttttttaattccatacatatattttgtagAGAATTTTTAGCACCCCCAGAAGCTTTGGCTagttgttcataatttttggTTAAAATGTTCTTATAAAATTCTATTTGTATTGGGGATAATTCAACCCTTAATATCCTTTCCACTTTATTTGGCAAAGACTTTTCTACATCCTTTTTCACTCTTCTTAAAATAACCTCATGTAATTCATGCTGCAATTGTATTAGTTGTTTTTGTTTAGCCTCACCAATTAAACTCGTGTTTtcaatttcattatattttttttgaaaggattcataatatgtatattgcTGTGGGTTTAAGAAATGTAATAAGGTCCATAATTCTTCTAAATTGTTATGTAAGGGGGTTCCACTTAATAAAAGCTTCGATTCTGCCataaattgttttaattCTATAAATCTTTTTGATTGTCTATTCTTCAATTGATGTGCTTCATCCACAACCATTAATTGCCATggcatttttttcaataactCTACATCACTCACACTATTTAGTATTGATGGTGTAGTAATACACACATCAAATTTGTATCTATAACCTTTATTTGGTACATACACTTTCTTTAACTCATGTGTCCTTATTAATTCTCTACTTACTGCATTCCCATGGTAACATACCACATTAGCCTGGGGTAACCAACTCTTAAACTCATTTAACCAATTGTCAACCGTAGACTGTGGAACTATTACTAAATATGGTCCTACTAGTTTCTCTTTGTATAACATATGACCAACAACTGCAATCGTTTGTACTGTTTTACCTAATCCCATTTCATCTGCTAATAATACACttaaatttcttttcattCTACTTACTATCCAATTTAAACCTGTTAACTGATATGCTCTTAACTTCTTtgcatttaaataaaaaggagtTTCATTATATGGATCAAATTTGGTTGCTGTCAAAGGTCCTCTATTCCATACACTCGAAATTGCCTTCattccatatattttattctctCTATCAAAGTATTCATcaattaaattttcaaaacCATGATCTATCAGCGTTTGTTTTGTTTCTTCTGTACACTGGTCATATGCACAACTCATCCATTTcactaaaaataattgttcATTTGTTGTTTCACTTATCTTATGTGTTACTATTCTTTCTGCATGTATTGCATCCATTTCTATTTGCTTCTTTATTTCCGTGTATATCTTTTCCTGCTCTATTTCATCAGCAGTCATATACTTCCTCTTTTGAAAagacaattttatttttttaatataattgtcTACTTTCTTTAAACCATTAAAATGCTTTAAATAATcgtatgtacaaaaaaaattatgaatatgtGATTTGCCAATCcattttatcaaaaattcTACTTCATTTACATCAACAATATCTTCTTCTTCATAAAAATCATCCAAGTTTCCATCCTCATTATCTACATTTGTTTCACCGCTAACTGTAGCACTAGCCAACATCGCTACTTTGTCATTTCCTCCCTCAACATTACTATTGCTGCTCTCGTTTACGTTCTCATTTCCACCAACGGTTACTCCTCCCTCCGCATTGAGAGAACTGGCACCATTTACATTTCCAGCAACTGCTACATCACCAATCACCTGACTACCAACCGCTGTACGGCTGACCACGGCGACCTTGTCATCATTGGCGCCAGTGGACGCATCGGTTGACTTATTATTACCCTTCTTATTGATGTGCAGAAAGGGGTTATTCtttatgttattaatattatcataatcAATAATTTTCCTGTGGTGTAAGACTCGGTCTATTCCTCCCATGCTCTGCTTCTCTTGCTTTAACAAATATTTCTCTTCATCTACTTTTTTATCCTCTTCATCGgtttcaaaataattatcCATCTGGGCATAATTATACACTTTCCTTCTTTCTCTTAAATTTGTTCTTCCTCCTTCTACTACTCCAATATTAGGTGAAacaaaaatatcatttttttcatttcttcgAGCTttctcattatatttttcatcaaATGCATCATATTGTAATGATTTCTTATTACCATTTTTTGTAGCAgctttttttacatatgaaTTAACATACAATTCGTTATCATCATCATTGTCATCTTCAGATCCAATTAAAGTactaacattttttttttcttttttttttttttttctttcttgtTCATATCTGatttctttgtttttgtCGATTGTCTCCCTGGGCCATTATTATTAGTGTTCTTCCTTTGGTacttgttattattattcgtACTACCTACAAGATGATTAATGTTGCTACTACCCATGCTCATGCTGTTTATGTGGCTCATCATCATCATACTATTACaattactaatattattgctattactattattattgctattactattactattactgttactattactcttattattattattattgttattgttaggGTTGctactattgttattattactgctatTGTTGACGCTACCGCTGTTAAACTCTTCTTCGTTCTTGAACTGGTCTATATTCATATGATAGCTACTACCACCACCACCCATATGCGCAGGCATAATGTTATTATTCCTGCTGTTTAATATTCTCATATTAATATCGTTTGCATAATTGCgattgtttatataattattcatattgttataattatttatattatttatgtttataatattacttaggttattattaccattatgTGCactgttgttattattactaaggAGCGACTCGTTAAAAGACTTCCCGCTGTCCATTGATTTTAACgcactgttattattactaatacCGCTAATTCCGTTAATGCTgttaatattgttattaatacTGCTCATGCCACTAATACCGCTCATACTGCTGatgttattgttactacCAATATTgctcatattattattattattattattatacctATTGTCCCCCCCtccatatgtatttataatattataattatttatgttcgtcattttgttcatattattatatgcacTGTTCATGTCATTTATACtattaattatgtttaagttttgaaaattattattactgctgTTATTCATATTACCCTTGTTctgaatattatatgaattcaaattattaaacaTGTCAACGTTCATGggatattttacattataattGGGGAACAGCGAATATGCATTATTTGcactgttcatattttttatactgTTCATGTTGTTCATACTGCTCATATTGTTCATACTGCTCATATTGTTCATACCTCCCATATTGCTCATACCGCCCATAACGTGCATGCTCCCCACATTACCCATCATTTCAAAGTTATTACTTCCTAGATccttcatttcattttttgcttctttcattttatgACTCCCCTCCATGTCGATATGTTTATGCTTTTTATAAGCACCTGTATCTAGACTATTGTTCATCAAAATTCCATTTGAAATATAACTGTCTGCTGCTACTGCTGCTCCTTTGTTCTTTCTAGATTTTGGCATCACAGAAGAAGCAGCTTTATTATCTTTCAAAGATAAACTATTACTACCACCAATTACTCTTCCGGTTGCTGTCGTCATTCCCTTTTTCCCATTTGTCAGAA
The window above is part of the Plasmodium malariae genome assembly, chromosome: 10 genome. Proteins encoded here:
- the CHD1 gene encoding chromodomain-helicase-DNA-binding protein 1 homolog, putative; translated protein: MDNFAHNNCQNDNVLNDNKNSNNLMSNFSTSESTVDGINTSVKNLVILSPNKNTKSLENISNSVNTMSSNSNNGSNSSVNSSLNISSNNMNVNVGRDTGHYNSIVDIEHSNMKNVTPNYLNQVNNNSSNNHSNASIINNMNNNMNNTSSSNVMCPPVYLSNSTNMSNVNLSKNNTFNNGMSNNDTTISITNSLLNNNEQNMQMRQQIGIIKNGGGGLHDSYQKSFLSSYNMNNISMNSMNHHLLNNNVVNRYSTMNNYSPLQDISSNALMANMKSAVHGGSSNSSGNNNNSSSSNNNNNNNSNSNNNNNSNNNSNINSNSISSNDVKPNNKDLNFMTHNNIKQNNFINNNVCYQRNDMLLRNNSNTFNMHGNYYPSYVNNGLYGSSSNCFKANMNIMNSNNPSLSNYNHHPNTSSTFENAAKSGSNSNNHISNNSMNNASNNIGGSNNIGGSNNIGGSNNIGGSNNIGGSNNIGGSNNIGGSNNIGGNSNNVSNSSSTNNYSSNLNTPNYVDNINCNALGMLSKGIPGGIVVGGGIDKSMQMKPSPNNMSSNSLNMNNGHMINGVSDNGGMHNSNNNSNSNVNKSHLGTDASGLPNNVIMNMVNNNIILNNKMMNNMMMNSTNSNNKNISNMMMNSSTNIKGIGSICNIATYRTNNMLDNKSNNVGDVNSNIRFHPMNNMYNNKLLSYNNNLNEYPYDNFSMNHMTLKSSDDGSVINKDKNAKEEILTNGKKGMTTATGRVIGGSNSLSLKDNKAASSVMPKSRKNKGAAVAADSYISNGILMNNSLDTGAYKKHKHIDMEGSHKMKEAKNEMKDLGSNNFEMMGNVGSMHVMGGMSNMGGMNNMSSMNNMSSMNNMNSIKNMNSANNAYSLFPNYNVKYPMNVDMFNNLNSYNIQNKGNMNNSSNNNFQNLNIINSINDMNSAYNNMNKMTNINNYNIINTYGGGDNRYNNNNNNNMSNIGSNNNISSMSGISGMSSINNNINSINGISGISNNNSALKSMDSGKSFNESLLSNNNNSAHNGNNNLSNIININNINNYNNMNNYINNRNYANDINMRILNSRNNNIMPAHMGGGGSSYHMNIDQFKNEEEFNSGSVNNSSNNNNSSNPNNNNNNNNKSNSNSNSNSNSNNNSNSNNISNCNSMMMMSHINSMSMGSSNINHLVGSTNNNNKYQRKNTNNNGPGRQSTKTKKSDMNKKKEKKNVSTLIGSEDDNDDDNELYVNSYVKKAATKNGNKKSLQYDAFDEKYNEKARRNEKNDIFVSPNIGVVEGGRTNLRERRKVYNYAQMDNYFETDEEDKKVDEEKYLLKQEKQSMGGIDRVLHHRKIIDYDNINNIKNNPFLHINKKGNNKSTDASTGANDDKVAVVSRTAVGSQVIGDVAVAGNVNGASSLNAEGGVTVGGNENVNESSNSNVEGGNDKVAMLASATVSGETNVDNEDGNLDDFYEEEDIVDVNEVEFLIKWIGKSHIHNFFCTYDYLKHFNGLKKVDNYIKKIKLSFQKRKYMTADEIEQEKIYTEIKKQIEMDAIHAERIVTHKISETTNEQLFLVKWMSCAYDQCTEETKQTLIDHGFENLIDEYFDRENKIYGMKAISSVWNRGPLTATKFDPYNETPFYLNAKKLRAYQLTGLNWIVSRMKRNLSVLLADEMGLGKTVQTIAVVGHMLYKEKLVGPYLVIVPQSTVDNWLNEFKSWLPQANVVCYHGNAVSRELIRTHELKKVYVPNKGYRYKFDVCITTPSILNSVSDVELLKKMPWQLMVVDEAHQLKNRQSKRFIELKQFMAESKLLLSGTPLHNNLEELWTLLHFLNPQQYTYYESFQKKYNEIENTSLIGEAKQKQLIQLQHELHEVILRRVKKDVEKSLPNKVERILRVELSPIQIEFYKNILTKNYEQLAKASGGAKNSLQNICMELKKVCNHPFLCCEPIDKDEYKERLVYSSGKICLLEKLLIRLKERGNRVLIFSQMVKMLNILSEYLTLRGFKHQRLDGTMTKEMRKKAMNHFNSKNSDDFVFLLSTKAGGLGINLTSADTVIIYDSDWNPQNDLQAGARAHRIGQTKTVQIYRLVTKDSIEQTILERAKVKMVLDTLVVQGLNKKQNDNVNYIGAEGGSASNGFTREELSKILKFGAQKLWEKNSSKYSPQKMDEEKVEEEENVIKGVDVDLDKILEEAEANENANNANKDLNSELNSLQNANNFFNSNNNNLFGNANNSTGTSGGGGIADDLLSSYNNITEFKYEPPANLKSNIYNDSTKADELDEEENDKDFWDKTIPLEERLKLKRMKEEELLIHVPRKTRTRDMRNVYVEISTPTTGHNNGTNNNMLDDDDDDDSEEYTVKYHKRNKNVKKKRRRRTSTHITEKDKFRLYRSLLKFGNPVLRLDDIREDAKLVKVDKNVILTELNSIVDTCKEIVERVSKENTNNNSININNSNINSNNNNSNDNNNMIVMMKSEDVVHPRRTDEDTLERENDVGADDEDDDNDGDVKGEVMKDKDEEQGKEKRKRMKSGTTDNGNDKVMVTPCDDLNKKKQEVEEGVDKDNIKGEEHVESDANCEIGEKEHKGNEEVGEEEAVREVEGREDKEAEEEEQGEEIKNKDGVTSMLSADGEQNDNNIKTKEVGCKIKKDSGTSGSSGGTVASDTFTKFMGSMKTNGVEEEGEEKFLVKGQIKDEVKCQVKDEVKNEVKSEIKGEIMEEVKNEADKVGDSNKFNEFLNGKDNENLSNDESDSNIKIKGSERIRKIDAYTFYIGTNRANAIDLCQRLQLFKSLHDFIKEQNNDNEYSFKLPLKANTTNVTPDSVQDKNAKSGKGKGKKEEEVNGTGTEGVTETVVHTFSSLTVDVNATTTVETTGGAANGAETGAITGGDTAIGSTTGVTIPDDSENYLKLKLPDYIFNHLRDLATKDVKAWSKEDDENLIKGVYVYGFGAFNEICADVNLNLAHMKNIKCDKVKMRCVRILKMIDEYNSSNKRETTSKKRRRTRSRNKNSEGVKEEKSSNRGLSSRNNITKDEKSEENSNNNNSNNNNNNNSSSNNPNAMGSGGGGNRQNHYGRRSSERVKTANLFEEREANEEEVVVKRRAVGSGLKKGEKDNVNNNYGGGVGGIHANALSGRQDIETLAHEKKRGAKVVSLRNESNKSGKSSKNDKTGKSGKSGKIGKSGKSSNTNGNGQSSISGIGNLNSISMNNNNCVSNGNDIKNNCMDSSEYSSSNENKNKRGKKKNIEDENDGKDREDEEDEEEDEEDDDDEEDDDGSGGNNNIVRRSYRKSNKNQLYENHKVIRRRSTRSRKSNNDSVVGSEGVINNEQENFEKNSYDSEEEQQEQQEEEKGEEEGEGEGEGEGEEEEEDGGDERKKEKKNQKRKKKKRKLTEDEILNKIKHCNIKEMNQHSINKLAKKYVKKYKKLLKVVKKVVHSNDGTAIEESDIAITSKKIDDFILFIGKYIEKLRDVCPDDECTEILSKSGWEYVSKFMNESCENLKKKFEQLKVANPKGEEQ
- the PmUG01_10035100 gene encoding conserved Plasmodium protein, unknown function: MGTQGSLSSPSSTIYDSTCISKESTEERDDTPPSSEYKRSDKNWFAVENIKLRNKIKHLKGKCEKIRRALNVKCELLKNRQETQPNKNFYIELDKILSKRKKGKKFKNTYIQTDINFLNPFLKTWGCYFEDYDIKKISSDGEVENLRRKRFQKSISEIRYDKNIQIKRNDLNEEGKCEKKKNKQNFSSYIDRKYSIISKNSNSLKIPQHIIYKKNNLKYSLYTDDEIIFIKEITEDVPRKGKHEDHHQEEQDMQEDVQIPLESDPFARTSSLQVKGDYKCNGEGAIGQNDTQKVVIQLSDNRQRGYPLLDRGYVISGHGLPGENLKKMRRTYDENKYKSYSMHKSNNIHIHDDKKSYSSKIEEGYAGNTCEMEVAPSEEDNNDFTLRKEKFSLNFFDTSAISKNDCGVLANEIDSKLQGTGKKKKKKNCTSSDEQSIHGKVVSNEEMKVQQKRGNPNEGDAIHVKCRRNKLFFKNNSIHHNENDNIINQYMYHYEKPIGKSWSWSNFAEIDINKQNKEDFRSTEKNANERRIIRDDTNKNNNMNIIYCSSFESKKRNSISNTIQHVFVTNSGSSGSLFNKSVRSNLRNETLFKGEVTHCDNGYTQNGKTCFNLTSKSEEENYEKISLLSNHFSNIGTWCCQKNSDKMAYSSYFMENRKMWSLPQYNSSKYESVIAHENKKGSSCNWSEYMIKKKKKKKLSVGICEAIPLNEGKFSLRGNIIFRERAPQSASSKIAKKKKKKEKEKKTNEKENKKDNKNENKNYDGSNNSNKNGGSNGKNISNNLKSVSPSASSLQTEDETTLFNSEKDYHYIKNMDDTNKNEKKDTPGKEVNLLQHKHYHLASERKQLLKNSNENYYQLLNMGGNNEDTTSLNDNNEFSLSDVEKIEKSSHQIWKRSLQHKKKAFLFYL